The proteins below are encoded in one region of Triticum aestivum cultivar Chinese Spring chromosome 1B, IWGSC CS RefSeq v2.1, whole genome shotgun sequence:
- the LOC101669858 gene encoding gamma-gliadin-like has product MKTLLILTILAMATTIATANMQVDPSSRVQWPQERPFPQSQQPFSQQPQQIFPQPQQTFPHQPQQAFPQPQQTFPHRPQQQFPQPQQPQQPFPQPQQPQLPFPRQPQQPFPQPQQPQQPFPQSQQPQQPFPQPQQQFPQPQQPQQSFPQQQQLMIQSFLQQQMNPCKNFLLQQCNPMSLVSSLVSIILPRSDCQVMQQQCCQQLAQIPQQLQCAAIHSVAHSIIMQQEQQQGVQILRPLFQLAQGLGIIQPQQPAQLEGIRSLVLKTLPTMCNVYVPPDCSTINVPYASIDAGIGGQ; this is encoded by the coding sequence ATGAAGACCTTACTCATCCTAACAATCCTTGCGATGGCAACAACAATCGCCACTGCCAATATGCAGGTCGACCCTAGCAGCCGAGTACAATGGCCACAAGAACGACCTTTCCCCCAGTCCCAACAACCATTCTCCCAGCAACCACAACAAATATTTCCCCAACCCCAACAAACATTCCCCCATCAACCACAACAAGCATTTCCCCAACCTCAACAAACATTCCCCCATCGACCACAACAACAATTTCCCCAGCCCCAGCAACCACAACAACCATTTCCCCAGCCCCAACAACCCCAACTACCATTTCCCCGACAACCACAACAACCATTCCCCCAGCCTCAACAACCCCAACAACCATTTCCCCAGTCACAGCAACCACAACAACCTTTTCCCCAACCCCAACAACAATTTCCGCAGCCCCAACAACCACAACAATCATTCCCCCAACAACAACAACTGATGATTCAGTCATTTCTACAACAACAGATGAACCCCTGCAAGAATTTTCTCTTGCAGCAATGCAACCCTATGTCATTGGTGTCATCTCTCGTGTCAATAATCTTGCCACGAAGTGATTGCCAGGTGATGCAGCAACAATGTTGCCAACAACTAGCACAAATTCCTCAACAGCTCCAGTGCGCAGCCATCCACAGCGTCGCGCATTCCATCATCATGCAGCAAGAACAACAACAAGGCGTGCAGATCCTGCGACCACTATTTCAGCTCGCCCAGGGTCTGGGTATCATCCAACCTCAACAACCAGCTCAATTGGAGGGGATCAGGTCATTGGTATTGAAAACTCTTCCAACCATGTGCAACGTGTATGTCCCACCTGACTGCTCCACCATCAACGTACCATATGCCAGCATAGACGCCGGCATTGGTGGCCAATGA
- the LOC123083567 gene encoding serine/arginine repetitive matrix protein 1-like produces the protein MDARDPPLRPMPRRPCRRRRLGRPPCPLQELRADPAAWRPPPPIRCRESPDPAPLRPASPSFVRSRYLPGARSSGERRHKTLPPLPRSSPWRSSPLHLNPRWSPPGARHGGCRLSCLDPFAAGSTAEQPRSAARYATPRPAKASAEADKARRKAKALTKQREGLRARLAYRKRARKLTSMPAKATAATLFKTNSFPNPLNRDCGLILQK, from the exons ATGGACGCCCGAGATCCTCCGCTCCGACCCATGCCCCGGCGGCCCTGCCGACGTCGTCGCCTAG GAAGACCACCATGCCCACTGCAGGAACTTCGAGCCGACCCCGCAGCATGGAGACCGCCACCGCCCATCCGTTGTCGGGAATCGCCGGATCCGGCCCCTCTCCGGCCTGCCTCGCCGTCCTTCGTCCGTTCCCGATATCTTCCCGGTGCCAGGAGCTCAGGCGAGCGCCGCCACAAGACCCTGCCTCCTCTGCCCCGTAGCTCGCCATGGAGGTCGTCGCCTCTCCATCTCAATCCACGATGGTCTCCTCCAGGGGCCCGCCATGGAGGTTGCCGCCTCTCCTGTCTCGATCCGTTTGCCGCCGGATCCACGGCGGAGCAGCCGAGATCCGCCGCCCGTTACGCGACGCCTCGGCCCGCCAAGGCCAGCGCCGAGGCCGACAAGGCGCGCAGGAAGGCCAAGGCCCTCACCAAGCAACGGGAGGGCTTGCGGGCTAGGCTCGCCTACCGCAAGCGCGCCCGCAAGCTCACCTCCATGCCGGCCAAGGCCACCGCCGCGACGCTTTTTAAAACGAATAGTTTCCCAAATCCACTTAATAGGGATTGCGGGTTGATTTTGCAGAAATAG
- the LOC123083579 gene encoding gamma-hordein-3, whose amino-acid sequence MKILLVFALLVVSTTITTAIVQLDPSVHVQERPQQSFLQQQPLTQQQPLPLQEPQQPLFPQKEPQQPFSLQQPQPQEQQPYPQQPLLQQQLPQQHLFPQQPPQQQFPQQMPLPYEQQTFPQQQQQQPQFPQQQPFPQYQQPLTQQPYPQEQPLPQQQPSVEEKQQLNLCKEFLLQQCNPEEKLSLIQSVIPFLRPKTSQQNSCQLKRLQCCRQLARINEPSRCPAIHNIVHAIVMQQQHVDRGFGQPQPQQLGQGMPMQPQYQLGQGFILPQQLAQFKLVRLLVIQTLPMLCNVHVPSDCYTTSAPFGSMTAMNGGQ is encoded by the coding sequence ATGAAGATCCTCTTGGTCTTTGCCCTCCTCGTTGTATCAACGACCATCACCACCGCGATCGTGCAGCTCGACCCTAGTGTCCATGTCCAAGAAAGGCCACAACAATCATTTCTGCAGCAGCAACCACTTACCCAGCAACAACCATTGCCGCTGCAAGAACCACAACAACCACTATTCCCGCAAAAAGAGCCACAACAACCATTTTCGCTGCAGCAACCACAACCCCAGGAACAACAACCATATCCACAACAGCCACTTCTCCAACAACAACTTCCCCAGCAACATCTATTCCCGCAGCAGCCACCACAACAACAATTTCCGCAGCAGATGCCACTTCCATATGAACAACAAACATTCccgcaacaacagcaacagcaaccacAATTCCCGCAACAACAACCATTTCCCCAATATCAACAACCATTAACACAACAACCATACCCGCAAGAGCAACCATTGCCACAACAACAACCTTCTGTGGAGGAAAAACAACAATTGAACTTGTGCAAGGAGTTCCTCCTGCAACAGTGCAACCCGGAGGAGAAACTGTCATTAATCCAGTCAGTGATCCCGTTCCTCCGACCAAAGACCTCGCAACAGAATAGCTGCCAGTTGAAGCGTCTACAATGTTGTCGACAACTTGCACGTATCAATGAACCGTCCCGATGCCCGGCCATCCACAACATTGTGCATGCCATCGTCATGCAACAACAACATGTGGATAGAGGTTTCGGCCAGCCTCAACCACAACAGTTGGGCCAGGGAATGCCCATGCAGCCTCAATATCAATTGGGCCAGGGCTTTATCCTACCTCAACAACTAGCCCAGTTCAAGTTGGTTAGGTTACTTGTGATTCAGACCCTGCCTATGTTATGCAACGTGCATGTCCCATCTGACTGCTACACCACTAGTGCACCATTTGGTAGCATGACTGCCATGAACGGTGGACAGTGA